From Deinococcus reticulitermitis, the proteins below share one genomic window:
- a CDS encoding ribokinase gives MADSPPAAPRVLVAGSANLDFLTRVPHLPAPGETVLGPEYVTAPGGKGANQAVACARAGGAVAFLGALGPDPFAASLLASLRQSGVHDWTVRVPVPTGAAFISVSEAGENSITVASGANAHLTPEHLPGLRGLTHLALQLEVPLPTVGAYARAAKEAGLEVVLNAAPAAPLPADLLAAVDLLMVNEGELTALAGPGEPADQLAALSARGPHTVIVTLGARGAGAWHAGELLRVPGHPVRALDTTGAGDTFAGVLLAALSEGKSLGAALRRANVGAALACTRPGAQPSMPARAEIEAALGASEG, from the coding sequence ATGGCCGATTCCCCGCCCGCCGCGCCGCGCGTGCTCGTCGCCGGGAGCGCGAACCTTGATTTTCTGACCCGTGTGCCGCATCTGCCCGCGCCTGGCGAGACGGTACTGGGGCCGGAGTACGTCACGGCGCCTGGGGGCAAGGGGGCCAATCAAGCGGTCGCCTGTGCCCGCGCGGGGGGGGCCGTCGCCTTCCTCGGCGCCCTCGGGCCAGACCCGTTCGCCGCGTCCCTGCTCGCCTCGCTGCGCCAGAGCGGGGTGCACGACTGGACCGTGCGCGTCCCTGTCCCCACCGGCGCCGCCTTCATCTCGGTGTCGGAGGCGGGCGAGAACAGCATCACCGTCGCGTCGGGGGCCAATGCCCACCTTACCCCGGAGCACCTCCCCGGGCTGCGCGGCCTGACGCATCTCGCCCTGCAACTCGAGGTGCCGCTTCCCACCGTGGGGGCCTACGCCCGCGCCGCGAAGGAGGCGGGTCTGGAAGTGGTCCTCAACGCCGCGCCCGCCGCGCCGTTGCCCGCCGACCTGCTCGCCGCCGTGGACCTCCTGATGGTCAACGAGGGCGAACTCACCGCGCTCGCGGGGCCGGGGGAGCCCGCCGACCAGCTCGCTGCCCTGAGCGCGCGTGGGCCCCACACGGTGATCGTCACTCTTGGCGCGCGGGGGGCTGGGGCGTGGCACGCCGGGGAACTGCTGCGCGTTCCGGGCCACCCGGTGCGTGCCCTGGACACCACCGGCGCGGGCGACACCTTCGCCGGGGTGCTGCTCGCGGCGCTGTCGGAGGGAAAATCGCTCGGTGCCGCCCTGCGCCGCGCGAACGTGGGCGCGGCCCTCGCCTGCACCCGCCCCGGCGCGCAGCCGAGCATGCCGGCGCGGGCGGAGATCGAGGCGGCACTCGGGGCGTCAGAGGGCTGA